Proteins encoded by one window of Fervidobacterium sp.:
- the cas4 gene encoding CRISPR-associated protein Cas4, which yields MVDKIEIQPNWLYSYLVCQREAWLIAHGIEGEQNNIYLELGRLIHEETYSRYKHEQIVMPSVKIDLFYENKKTKIIGEIKSSSKRLKEAKLQLLYYCYILKQKGVEFSAELLIPKERKRIKVELTDESIQQINKLVIEVKELIELPRPPQQIRQSACTKCAYEKFCWTE from the coding sequence ATGGTAGACAAAATTGAAATTCAACCAAACTGGTTGTATTCCTATCTTGTATGTCAAAGAGAAGCTTGGCTGATTGCTCATGGTATAGAAGGAGAACAAAACAACATATATTTGGAACTTGGCAGACTTATCCATGAAGAAACATACTCAAGATATAAACATGAACAGATAGTTATGCCATCTGTTAAAATTGACCTATTCTACGAGAACAAAAAAACAAAAATTATAGGAGAAATTAAATCTTCAAGCAAAAGATTAAAAGAGGCCAAACTACAACTTTTGTACTACTGCTACATACTAAAGCAAAAAGGCGTTGAATTCTCGGCAGAATTACTGATACCCAAAGAAAGAAAAAGAATCAAAGTCGAGCTTACGGACGAATCCATACAGCAAATAAATAAATTAGTCATTGAAGTAAAAGAACTGATAGAACTGCCAAGACCACCGCAGCAGATCAGGCAAAGTGCGTGTACAAAATGTGCTTACGAAAAATTTTGTTGGACTGAATGA